The genomic DNA GCAGGCTCACGCGCCTTCCTGTAGATTTATGTTTAGGCATTTGGGCATCCACCTCGATTAAATAAGCTCGTAACTCTTGTGCGAGTTCTTTGGCCACTAAAGGATGCTGCGCATAGAGGTTCTTTTTCTCGCCAATATCTTCTCGGACATTGAAGAGTTCATAAGCCTCAGTTTGGTGGTAGTAGATGAGCTTAAAATCTC from Flavobacteriales bacterium includes the following:
- a CDS encoding DUF4976 domain-containing protein, whose product is VTQTTEDRPLYWHYPNEWGPSGPGIGAFSAIRKGDFKLIYYHQTEAYELFNVREDIGEKKNLYAQHPLVAKELAQELRAYLIEVDAQMPKHKSTGRRVSLP